In one window of Henckelia pumila isolate YLH828 chromosome 1, ASM3356847v2, whole genome shotgun sequence DNA:
- the LOC140876022 gene encoding O-fucosyltransferase 37: protein MAKSTRNFKNSFITVNPSFFTHLLSVSPFYSPKKNPRIPHYCSSSNLVLLFFSSLFILCTFLGVCFLTFSPIFSNECSEIWPLSPFPSLSATSLSSVLKHNWGSGENDVMVPLPPHGVPASNLNLSTEEEEFWKQPEGMGFQPCLHFSLEYRKASSRIAKQKRKFLVVVVSGGLNQQRNQIVDAVVFARILDAALVVPVLQVNRIWGDESEFSDIFDVEHFKRTLQTDVRVVSSLPSTHLIPKQSIENQIPCHVSPLWIRARFLRQLNEEGLLILKGLDSKLSKNLPLDLQKLRCKVAFHALRFANPIQDLGNQMARRMWIEGPYIAIHLRLEKDVWVRTGCLTGLGTQYDKIIAVDRESNPDFLTDKLNMTQSARLLAGLCPLSAQEVARFLKALGVSNNARIYIAGGEPFGGNRAIQPLVEEFPNIITKQMLTREGELAPYMNRPSILAAIDYIVSLSSDVFLPSHGGNMGRAMQGHRAYVGHRKYIKPNKRMMLPLFEDTSISEEEFRKNIQKLHKYSKGQPELRTKKMDRDVLAYPVPECMCKR from the exons ATGGCAAAATCAACCAGGAACTTCAAGAATTCATTCATCACTGTCAACCCATCATTTTTCACTCATTTACTCTCGGTTTCTCCATTTTACTCCCCCAAGAAAAATCCAAGAATCCCCCATTACTGTTCGTCATCGAATCTCGTTTTACTCTTCTTCTCATCTCTCTTCATTCTCTGCACTTTCTTGGGGGTTTGCTTCCTGACTTTCAGTCCGATTTTCTCGAATGAATGCTCCGAAATCTGGCCTTTATCACCATTTCCTTCACTTTCAGCAACCTCTCTTTCATCAGTCCTGAAACACAACTGGGGCAGTGGAGAAAACGATGTAATGGTGCCATTGCCTCCGCATGGGGTACCGGCCTCGAATCTCAATCTTTCAACAGAGGAGGAGGAGTTCTGGAAGCAGCCGGAAGGAATGGGGTTTCAGCCCTGTTTACATTTCAGTCTCGAGTATCGAAAGGCGTCAAGTAGAATCGCTAAACAGAAGAGGAAGTTCTTGGTTGTGGTTGTTTCAGGAGGATTGAACCAGCAGAGAAATCAAATCGTTGATGCCGTTGTGTTTGCACGGATTCTTGATGCTGCATTGGTTGTGCCTGTCTTGCAGGTAAATCGCATCTGGGGAGACGAAAG TGAATTTTCTGATATATTTGATGTTGAACACTTCAAGAGAACTCTACAAACCGATGTTCGTGTCGTTTCATCCCTTCCTTCTACTCATCTAATTCCAAAGCAATCGATTGAAAATCAAATCCCCTGTCATGTATCTCCATTGTGGATCCGCGCAAGGTTCCTTCGACAA CTGAATGAAGAAGGACTTCTCATATTGAAAGGGCTAGATTCGAAGCTGTCGAAGAATCTCCCACTCGATCTTCAAAAGCTACGGTGCAAG GTGGCGTTTCATGCTCTAAGATTCGCCAACCCAATCCAAGATCTTGGTAATCAAATGGCCAGAAGAATGTGGATAGAGGGTCCTTACATAGCTATCCATTTAAGGCTGGAAAAAGACGTGTGGGTCAGAACCGGATGTCTCACAGGTTTAGGAACACAATATGACAAAATCATAGCCGTGGATCGAGAGTCTAATCCTGATTTCTTAACTGATAAACTGAATATGACACAATCCGCACGACTACTTGCTGGATTGTGTCCTCTCAGCGCACAAGAAGTAGCAAG ATTTTTGAAGGCTTTAGGAGTATCAAACAACGCTCGAATATACATAGCCGGAGGAGAACCGTTTGGAGGAAACCGTGCAATACAACCACTCGTGGAAGAGTTCCCAAATATCATAACAAAGCAGATGTTAACTAGAGAAGGAGAGCTCGCTCCTTACATGAATAGGCCTTCCATTTTGGCAGCCATTGATTACATTGTTTCTTTAAGCAGCGACGTATTTTTGCCATCCCATGGCGGCAACATGGGACGAGCTATGCAG GGACACCGGGCGTACGTAGGACACCGGAAATACATAAAGCCAAACAAGCGCATGATGCTTCCTTTGTTTGAAGATACATCGATTTCTGAGGAGGAATTCAGGAAGAATATACAGAAGTTGCATAAATATTCAAAGGGCCAACCTGAGCTAAGGACCAAGAAAATGGACAGAGATGTTTTAGCATATCCTGTTCCTGAGTGTATGTGTAAGCGATGA
- the LOC140875408 gene encoding uncharacterized protein: MGDGNHSMWEHLPLLVRANSKDSVEYILQALWRTRRTGLDAADRQIFRDILQLSEDSDLDPLLVCLRVLIRRCVHENVNKDDIQKLFPVEVLPELQRLLTILLQKFQKEWREDMSKDPESVPRLKAMTWNMANQNVQHSEPVAVINLRLQSDAQSNLGDKNVKFELAKDSMEMMLKSMYSVKEQLSDPGETLERRIVHKSNVASSSLG, encoded by the exons ATGGGAGATGGAAATCACAGCATGTGGGAGCATTTGCCACTTCTTGTAAGGGCCAATTCCAAAGACTCCGTCGAATACATACTTCAGGCACTCTGGCGCACTCGCCGTACCGGCCTTGACGCCGCCGACCGTCAGATCTTTCGCGACATCCTTCAACTCTCGGAAGACTCTGATCTCGACCCC CTATTGGTGTGCCTTCGGGTATTGATTCGAAGGTGTGTTCATGAGAATGTTAATAAAGATGATATTCAAAAGTTGTTTCCTGTTGAAGTTCTGCCTGAATTGCAAAGATTGCTAACAATTTTGCTACAAAAGTTCCAGAAAGAGTGGCGTGAAGATATGTCAAAGGATCCG GAAAGTGTCCCTCGTTTAAAGGCAATGACATGGAACATGGCAAATCAGAATGTGCAGCATTCAGAGCCTGTAGCTGTTATTAACTTGAGG CTTCAGAGTGATGCTCAGTCAAACTTGGGTGATAAGAATGTGAAGTTTGAGTTGGCTAAAGATTCGATGGAAATGATGCTGAAATCCATGTATAGTGTAAAAGAACAGTTGTCTGATCCG GGTGAAACACTGGAAAGGCGCATAGTTCATAAGTCAAATGTTGCTTCATCTTCACTCGGTTAG
- the LOC140874720 gene encoding cytochrome P450 94B3-like has protein sequence MILSLLSCVTLGFLLVSCMIRSRKLYLKFEKFTFSVISNIFVKIPLLPRIKCLVSFYQNRRRLLDWYTQLLSRSKTQTIVVHRLGAPRIVVIANPENVEYILKTNFVNFPKGKPFTELLGDFLGLGIFNVDGEKWSLQRKLASHEFSAKSLREFVVKVLEGEVETRLIPILENAAENDAILDMQEVLKRFGFDTICKVALGTDPFCLDLSREAPPLAAAFDSASENSAMRGVAPVSAMWKSKRALNVGTERDLKEAVDIVHGCVDDIIGAKKEEIKKGGGGGGDLLSRFLEAGLDGEMVRDMAISFLMAGRDTTSAALTWLFWLLTGHREIEKKAVEEIISSRIFEKKLVFEDLKEMNFIKACLCESMRLYPPVAWDSKHAANDDVLPDGTPVFRGDRVTYFPYGMGRMEELWGEDRFEFKPDRWIHEDGVLKAVNPYKFPVFQAGPRVCLGKEMAFIQMKYVVASVLTRFEFLPVRQERPVFVPLLTAHMAGGFHVRIRRRVLCGDKLN, from the coding sequence ATGATTCTCTCTCTTCTTTCTTGTGTCACTCTAGGGTTTCTTCTGGTTTCTTGCATGATACGGTCCAGAAAACTTTACCTGAAATTCGAAAAATTCACCTTCTCTGTGATCAGTAATATTTTCGTGAAGATCCCATTACTCCCTCGCATTAAATGCCTCGTCTCATTCTACCAGAACCGCCGCCGTCTGTTGGATTGGTACACGCAGCTCTTGTCCCGATCCAAAACACAGACGATTGTGGTGCACCGCCTCGGTGCACCGAGAATAGTCGTTATAGCCAACCCGGAAAACGTCGAGTATATACTCAAAACCAACTTCGTCAACTTTCCAAAGGGGAAGCCTTTCACTGAGTTGCTTGGTGATTTTCTTGGGCTCGGGATCTTTAATGTGGATGGTGAAAAATGGAGCCTTCAGAGAAAGCTGGCTAGCCATGAGTTCAGTGCCAAATCTCTGAGAGAATTCGTGGTCAAAGTTCTTGAAGGCGAGGTGGAAACTAGGTTGATTCCTATTCTCGAAAATGCTGCGGAAAATGACGCGATCTTGGACATGCAAGAGGTTTTGAAGAGGTTTGGATTCGACACCATTTGTAAGGTTGCACTTGGGACGgaccctttttgtttggacctTTCTCGAGAAGCGCCGCCGCTGGCGGCGGCGTTCGATTCTGCTTCGGAGAATTCCGCCATGCGTGGGGTTGCGCCGGTTTCTGCCATGTGGAAATCGAAGAGAGCCTTGAATGTGGGAACGGAGAGGGATTTGAAAGAGGCTGTGGATATCGTGCATGGCTGCGTGGATGATATAATTGGAGCTAAGAAAGAGGAGATTAAAAAAGGCGGCGGAGGAGGCGGAGATCTTTTGTCGAGGTTTCTGGAAGCTGGTCTGGATGGTGAAATGGTAAGAGATATGGCTATAAGTTTTCTGATGGCTGGAAGAGACACCACTTCCGCCGCCTTGACGTGGCTGTTCTGGCTGTTGACGGGTCACCGGGAGATCGAAAAGAAGGCGGTGGAGGAGATTATTTCGTCCAGAATCTTCGAGAAGAAATTGGTATTTGAAGACTTGAAAGAAATGAACTTCATCAAAGCATGCTTGTGTGAATCCATGAGGCTTTACCCACCGGTGGCGTGGGACTCGAAACATGCAGCAAACGACGACGTTTTGCCCGATGGGACCCCGGTTTTCCGTGGGGACCGGGTTACTTATTTCCCTTATGGAATGGGGCGGATGGAGGAGTTGTGGGGTGAGGACCGGTTCGAGTTCAAGCCGGACCGGTGGATCCACGAGGATGGGGTTTTGAAAGCAGTGAACCCTTATAAGTTTCCCGTGTTTCAGGCCGGTCCAAGGGTGTGCCTAGGGAAAGAAATGGCTTTCATTCAAATGAAATATGTGGTTGCTTCGGTCTTGACCCGGTTCGAGTTTCTACCGGTTCGCCAGGAAAGGCCGGTCTTTGTTCCTCTGCTGACGGCTCACATGGCTGGAGGTTTCCATGTTAGGATTCGTCGGAGGGTACTGTGTggtgataaattaaattaa